A stretch of Camelina sativa cultivar DH55 chromosome 18, Cs, whole genome shotgun sequence DNA encodes these proteins:
- the LOC104762532 gene encoding ultraviolet-B receptor UVR8 (The sequence of the model RefSeq protein was modified relative to this genomic sequence to represent the inferred CDS: added 35 bases not found in genome assembly): MAEEMVADEVTAPPRKVLIISAGASHSVALLSGDIVCSWGRGEDGQLGHGDAEDRPSPTQLSALDGHQIVSVTCGADHTVAYSQSGLEVYSWGWGDFGRLGHGNSSDLFTPLPIKALHGIRIKQIACGDSHCLAVTMDGEVQSWGRNQNGQLGLGDTEDSLVPRKIQAFEGIRIKMVAAGAEHTAAVTEDGDLYGWGWGRYGNLGLGDRNDRLVPERVTSAAGEKMSMVACGWRHTISVSFSGALYTYGWSKYGQLGHGDLEDHLVPHKLEALGNSFISQISGGWRHTMALTSDGKLYGWGWNKFGQVGVGNNFDQCSPVQVRFPDDQKVVQVSCGWRHTLAVTERNNVFAWGRGTNGQLGSGESVDRNFPKIIEALSVDGARGQHIESSNIDPSSGKSWVSPSERYAVVPDETGLTDGSNKGNGGDISVPQTDVKRVR; this comes from the exons ATGGCGGAGGAGATGGTGGCTGATGAAGTTACGGCTCCTCCTCGTAAGGTTCTTATCATCTCCGCTGGTGCTAGCCACTCCGTCGCTCTCCTCT ctGGTGACATTGTTTGCTCTTGGGGTCGAGGAGAGGATGGGCAGTTAGGTCACGGAGATGCAGAGGATCGACCTTCTCCAACGCAGCTTAGTGCCTTAGATGGTCACCAAATTGTTTCCGTTACCTGTGGTGCTGATCACACTGTTGCTTATTCTCAATCTGGCTTGGAGGTCTACAGTTGGGGATG GGGTGATTTTGGGAGATTAGGCCATGGTAACTCTAGCGACTTGTTTACTCCTTTGCCAATCAAAGCTTTACACGGTATTCGCATAAAGCAGATTGCTTGTGGGGATAGTCATTGTTTGGCTGTGACAATGGACGGAGAGGTCCAGAg TTGGGGGCGCAACCAGAATGGTCAACTTGGTCTGGGGGACACAGAAGATTCTCTAGTACCTCGGAAGATTCAAGCCTTTGAG GGAATACGAATCAAAATGGTTGCTGCTGGTGCAGAACACACTGCTGCGGTTACAGAAGATGGTGATCTTTATGGATGGGGATGGGGTAGATATGGAAATTTGGGATTAGGTGACCGGAATGACCGCTTGGTTCCTGAAAGAGTTACATCTGCTGCT GGTGAGAAGATGTCCATGGTTGCTTGTGGATGGCGGCACACAATATCAGTTTCCTTCTCTGGAGCATTATACACGTATGGATGGAGCAAATATGGACAGCTAGGACATGGAGACTTGGAGGATCACCTTGTTCCTCACAAACTGGAAGCACTGGGCAACAGTTTTATCTCCCAG atttcGGGAGGTTGGAGACATACAATGGCATTGACTTCAGATGGAAAACTATATGGATGGGGTTGGAATAAG TTTGGGCAAGTAGGAGTCGGCAATAATTTTGATCAGTGTTCTCCTGTGCAAGTGCGATTTCCCGATGATCAG AAAGTAGTTCAAGTCTCATGTGGATGGAGACATACTTTGGCTGTCACTGAAAGAAATAATGTGTTTGCTTGGGGTAGAGGTACAAATGGACAGCTCGGCAGTGGAGAGTCCGTTGACAG GAACTTTCCAAAGATTATAGAGGCACTGAGCGTGGATGGAGCAAGGGGACAACATATAGAATCTTCTAATATTGATCCGTCTTCAG GGAAAAGCTGGGTGTCACCTTCAGAGAGATATGCGGTTGTGCCTGATGAAACT GGTCTAACCGATGGTTCAAACAAAGGGAATGGAGGTGAT
- the LOC104762533 gene encoding serine/threonine-protein phosphatase 7-like encodes MEPVPPSPIIWPNGGGLTNEWVHGLMSSFEWSSWNLPPSQLPSLLPVNVFDSLVLTASKILHKERNCVHINDLDSESNVVVVGDIHGQLHDLLFLLKDTGFPCQNRVYVFNGDYVDRGAWGLETFLVLLSWKVLMPDRVYLLRGNHESKYCTSMYGFEREVLTKYGDKGKHVYRKCLGCFEGLPLASIIAGRVYTAHGGLFRSPLLPKRTKGKKNRRVVLLEPEPSSLKLGTLDELMQARRSVLDPPWEGSNLIPGDVLWSDPSMTHGLSPNEQRGIGLLWGPDCTEDFLKKYELKLIIRSHEGPDAREKRTGLGGMDKGYTIDHTVESGKLITIFSAPDYPQFQATEERYKNKGAYIILQAPDFSDPQFHSFEAVKPRPKAHPYYDFENVIDSDDEMDKSAMDANDEQPNC; translated from the exons ATGGAACCTGTTCCACCATCTCCCATTATATGGCCAAATGGAGGTGGACTCACGAACGAGTGGGTACATGGGCTTATGTCGTCTTTCGAATGGTCTTCATGGAATCTACCTCCTTCCCAGTTACCTTCACTATTGCCAGTCAACGTCTTTGATTCCCTCGTCCTCACCGCTTCCAAAATCCTCCACAAAGAGCGTAACTGTGTTCATATCAATGATCTTGATTCTGAATCCAATGTTGTTGTCGTTGGTGACATTCATGGTCAGCTCCATGACCTTCTCTTCCTATTGAAAGATACTGGCTTTCCTTGTCAAAACCGGGTTTATGTTTTCAACGGAGATTATGTGGATCGTGGTGCTTGGGGACTCGAGACCTTCCTTGTCCTCTTGTCCTGGAAG gtTTTAATGCCGGATAGAGTCTACCTTCTCCGTGGTAATCATGAATCAAAGTATTGTACATCCATGTACGGTTTTGAAAGGGAAGTGCTTACAAAATACGGTGACAAGGGAAAACATGTGTACCGCAAATGTTTAGGTTGCTTTGAAGGTCTCCCTTTGGCTTCCATAATTGCAGGACGTGTTTATACAGCACATGGAGGGCTTTTCCGAAGCCCACTCTTGCCTAAGAGAACTAAGGGGAAAAAGAACCGTCGGGTAGTTCTTCTAGAACCTGAGCCGAGCTCCTTGAAACTCGGTACTTTAGATGAGTTAATGCAAGCTCGAAGATCAGTTCTTGATCCTCCTTGGGAAGGTTCAAACTTGATTCCTGGGGATGTTTTATGGTCTGACCCTTCAATGACTCATGGCCTTTCCCCAAATGAACAGAGAGGCATTGGTCTTCTTTGGGGTCCTGATTGTACAGAGGATTTTTTGAAGAAATACGAACTAAAG TTAATCATCAGATCACATGAAGGTCCAGATGCTAGAGAGAAGAGAACTGGTCTTGGTGGAATGGACAAAGGATATACAATAGATCACACTGTCGAATCTGGAAAGCTTATCACTATTTTCAGTGCACCAGACTATCCACAATTCCAA GCAACAGAAGAGAGGTACAAAAACAAAGGAGCATATATTATATTGCAGGCTCCTGATTTCTCTGATCCTCAGTTTCATAGTTTCGAAGCTGTTAAACCGCGACCAAAG GCGCATCCGTATTATGACTTTGAAAATGTGattgattctgatgatgaaatGGATAAGTCGGCTATGGATGCCAATGACGAACAACCGAATTGCTGA
- the LOC104727018 gene encoding histidinol dehydrogenase, chloroplastic — translation MSLNLSRISLLSSPRISISTHASQKGYVRCSSMKSYRLSELSYSQVESLKSRPRIDFSSIFTTVNPIIDAVRSKGDAAVKEYTEKFDKVQLNNVVEDVSELSIPELDSNVKEAFDVAYDNIYAFHFAQKSTEKSVENMKGVRCKRVSRSIGSVGLYVPGGTAVLPSTALMLAIPAQIAGCKTVVLATPPSKDGSICKEVLYCAKKAGVTHILKAGGAQAIAAMAWGTDSCPKVEKIFGPGNQYVTAAKMILQNSEAMVSIDMPAGPSEVLVIADEHASPVYIAADLLSQAEHGPDSQVVLVVVGDGVDLKAIEEEIAKQCKSLPRGEFASKALSHSFTVFARDMIEAISFSNLYAPEHLIIXKRLNLDSSEQNVKRGSVFIGPWTPESVGDYASGTNHVLPTYGYARMYSGVSLDSFLKFMTVQSXYYPVLSSQTLPFVCS, via the exons ATGTCACTCAATCTGTCTCGTATTTCACTTCTCTCGTCCCCCCGTATCTCAATTTCAACTCACGCTTCTCAGAAAG GATACGTTAGATGCTCGTCGATGAAGTCGTATAGATTATCTGAACTTAGTTATTCACAAGTTGAGAGTTTGAAGTCACGCCCTCGCATTGACTTCTCATCTATTTTCACCACT GTGAACCCTATTATTGATGCTGTTCGTAGCAAAGGGGATGCTGCTGTCAAAGA ATATACTGAAAAATTTGACAAAGTTCAGTTGAACAACGTGGTTGAAGATGTGTCCGAGCTTTCTATTCCTGAG CTTGATTCCAACGTAAAAGAAGCGTTTGATGTTGCGTATGACAACATTTATGCGTTTCACTTTGCCCAAAAGTCAACTGAGAAAAGCGTTGAGAATATGAAA GGTGTCAGATGTAAGAGGGTTTCAAGATCTATTGGGTCTGTAGGTCTTTATGTGCCTGGTGGAACAGCTGTTTTGCCATCAACTGCTTTGATGCTTGCAATT ccTGCTCAGATTGCTGGATGTAAAACAGTTGTCCTTGCAACTCCACCATCTAAGGATGGTAGCATATGCAAG GAAGTTCTGTATTGTGCCAAGAAGGCTGGTGTAACTCACATACTCAAAGCTGGTGGAGCACAG GCTATAGCTGCCATGGCCTGGGGAACAGATTCTTGTCCTAAG GTTGAGAAGATCTTTGGTCCTGGGAATCAATATGTTACAGCGGCTAAGATGATTCTTCAA AACAGCGAAGCAATGGTTTCCATTGATATGCCTGCTGGTCCTTCAGAAGTTCTAGTTATCGCTGACGAACATGCTAGTCCAGTTTACATTGCAGCAGACTTACTTTCTCAG GCCGAGCATGGTCCAGATAGTCaagttgttcttgttgttgtagGCGATGGTGTAGATCTCaaagccattgaagaagaaattgccAAGCAGTGTAAAAGCCTTCCTAGAGGAGAGTTTGCTTCGAAAGCACTAAGTCACAGTTTCACAGTATTTGCTCGAGATATGATTGAG GCAATATCTTTCTCAAATCTGTATGCACCCGAACATTTGATCATCANTAAACGACTCAATCTAGACAGCTCAGAACAAAATGTAAAAAGAG GTTCTGTTTTCATAGGACCATGGACTCCAGAGAGCGTTGGTGATTATGCGAGTGGGACAAACCACGTTCTTCCAACATACGGATATGCAAGAATGTATAGTGGCGTCTCTCTCGACTCTTTCCTGAAGTTCATGACTGTACAATCTTNCTATTACCCTGTTTTAAGCTCTCAAACACTGCCTTTTGTTTGCTCGTAA
- the LOC104762534 gene encoding increased DNA methylation 1-like yields the protein MMDSCNIVPMEAELSPGSMEQWLSMIKDGNNCDKGKRERRSELSMKVKKHLSALGWVFSYYLKGNKPELRLKSPNGRWFYSLVKACVHQHSQQQQQIVPKHDDDLSCSPRKPSCFDVLSQKRKQNKKRSRVEDLDIDTTVPDKEKHSSGELIKTAPDFDVSKSNQQQKKKKKKKKKIMNNRVEDCDTAAFNGEQEKIRPVVNVDVLNQQQKKRRKTASEEIRRPRVEKSLKKILQVMEKKQQKNKLDKESLRFCRKDRDPDMNCDVCCVCHWGGDLLLCDGCPSAFHQTCLGMSSLPEEDMWFCPCCCCDICGSMESPANSKLMTCEQCQRRFHLKCLKEKPCFVSCKGWFCSSQCNRVFSALQNLLGCKIAVGDNGDLVWTLMRAPNDDEHYDYEQMSKLESAVEILHQGFEPTKDHFSGRDLVEELIFRKDRNGVGRGFYTVLIERKNEPVTVAAMRVDKDVAEIPLVATLSNYRRSGMCRLLMDELEKQMSQMGVCRLVLPAAQGVVTTWTQRFGFSVMESSERLELVKHGMLDFVGTVMCGKFLQKERREDDSAQESSLTE from the coding sequence ATGATGGATTCGTGTAATATTGTTCCGATGGAAGCAGAGCTGAGTCCAGGATCAATGGAGCAGTGGCTTTCGATGATAAAGGATGGAAATAACTGCGATAAAGGCAAACGAGAACGACGATCGGAATTGTCGATGAAGGTTAAGAAACATCTCTCGGCTCTTGGTTGGGTTTTCTCTTACTATCTCAAAGGGAATAAGCCAGAGCTGCGTTTAAAGTCTCCCAATGGAAGGTGGTTTTACTCTTTAGTCAAGGCTTGTGTCCACCAACactctcaacaacaacagcaaatcGTTCCCAAACATGATGATGACTTGTCTTGCTCTCCAAGAAAACCTTCCTGTTTTGATGTATTGAGCCAGAAACGGAAGCAGAACAAGAAAAGGTCTAGGGTTGAGGATCTCGATATCGATACCACAGTTCCGGATAAAGAGAAACATTCGTCTGGTGAATTGATCAAAACCGCTCCAGATTTTGATGTATCCAAATCCAAccaacaacagaagaagaagaagaagaagaagaagaagataatgaataATAGAGTGGAGGATTGTGATACGGCTGCGTTTAATGGGGAGCAAGAGAAGATCAGACCCGTTGTCAATGTTGATGTGTTAAACcaacaacagaagaagagaaggaagacaGCGAGTGAAGAGATAAGGAGGCCGAGGGTTGAGAAATCTCTAAAGAAGATCTTACAAGTGATGGAAAAGAAGCAGCAGAAGAACAAACTTGACAAAGAGTCTCTAAGATTCTGTAGAAAAGATCGTGACCCGGACATGAACTGTGATGTGTGTTGTGTTTGCCACTGGGGTGGAGATTTGCTTCTCTGTGATGGTTGTCCTTCAGCTTTTCACCAAACTTGCCTCGGTATGTCCAGTCTCCCCGAGGAAGACATGTGGTTCTGTCCTTGTTGCTGCTGCGATATATGTGGATCAATGGAATCACCTGCGAACAGTAAGTTGATGACTTGTGAGCAGTGCCAAAGAAGATTCCATCTCAAGTGTTTGAAAGAAAAGCCTTGCTTTGTTTCCTGTAAAGGCTGGTTCTGTAGTAGTCAGTGCAACAGAGTCTTTTCCGCGCTTCAGAATCTCCTAGGATGCAAAATTGCAGTAGGCGACAATGGTGATTTGGTCTGGACATTGATGAGAGCTCCAAACGATGATGAACACTATGATTATGAGCAAATGTCCAAGCTAGAATCTGCTGTCGAGATACTTCACCAAGGGTTTGAGCCTACCAAAGATCATTTCTCTGGGAGAGACCTTGTTGAGGAACTGATATTCAGGAAAGACCGAAATGGCGTGGGCCGAGGATTTTACACGGTCTTGATAGAGAGAAAGAACGAGCCTGTCACAGTGGCTGCAATGAGGGTGGATAAAGATGTAGCCGAGATCCCTTTGGTGGCGACATTGTCTAACTACAGGAGAAGTGGGATGTGCAGATTGCTTATGGATGAGTTGGAGAAGCAAATGTCTCAGATGGGAGTTTGTAGACTGGTCTTACCGGCTGCACAAGGTGTTGTGACCACTTGGACTCAGCGTTTTGGTTTCTCGGTAATGGAAAGTTCGGAGAGGCTGGAGCTTGTGAAACATGGGATGCTTGATTTTGTTGGTACTGTCATGTGTGGTAAGTTTCTTCAgaaggaaagaagagaagatgattcAGCACAAGAGTCAAGCCTCACAGAATAA
- the LOC109130582 gene encoding uncharacterized protein LOC109130582: MGCFSCFDGTQKQQRKEEERQASAEARARAAEAAQRRKEQFDKSAAGRAAQAQLQQMAKQSANTNKGEPVLKWQMT, encoded by the exons ATGGGTTGCTTCAGTTGCTTCGATGGAACCCAAAAGCAACAGcgtaaggaagaagagagacaagcctCCGCTGAAGCTCGCGCCAGAGCCGCCGAAGCTGCACAGcgacg GAAAGAGCAGTTTGATAAGTCTGCAGCTGGAAGAGCAGCACAGGCTCAATTACAGCAAATGGCCAAACAGTCTGCAAATACTAACAAAGGAGAGCCTGTTCTTAAG TGGCAAATGACGTAA
- the LOC104762535 gene encoding farnesylcysteine lyase — translation MKSSPIAFSLLLTFISPVLLRCSGEFTGGIEDESPPTICIVGSGIGGSSVAHFLRNYSVSTGLNRAKILMFECHEIVGGRMRTVTVSGDVFEAGGSILHPKSYHVKDFVERFNLTVRLPTPIEESSAIGIWDGKSFIVKTFGSPIKFPFLDTIVSWVNDLYLFLRYEFSLLRMSSFIENTVDNFLKYYGSLESRPIFDNVEGMLKWSGLYNLTKLTLQDKLAEAQLSPLLVNELVTVITRINYGQSVLISGLAGAVSMAGSGGGLWSVEGGNWQMAAKLINHSDVTLHLNEKIESISHLGNYYELKSTKGNSFKCDVTVVATPLDEVDIQFSPAISIPKRELQHTHATFVRGLLNPGYFGMKSVSDVPALVGTLEDPLIPFSCISILRKYSDTDMTYKIFTRQPASDSLLDELFSTRTETIRIDWGAYPKYHAPEVFAPFILDDHHLYYVNAFENAASTMETSAVAGENIARLIISRFMPKESSSSSDKRSCSAGLHPDL, via the exons ATGAAAAGTTCTCCGATAGCTTTCTCCCTTCTCCTCACTTTTATATCGCCGGTTCTTCTACGTTGCTCCGGCGAATTCACCGGTGGCATCGAGGATGAATCTCCGCCGACCATATGTATCGTCGGTAGTGGGATCGGAGGCTCATCCGTAGCTCACTTTCTCCGTAACTACTCTGTTTCCACCGGCTTAAATCGAGCCAAGATCCTGATGTTTGAGTGTCACGAGATAGTCGGTGGACGTATGAGAACAGTTACTGTCTCCGGTGATGTTTTCGAGGCCGGTGGTTCGATTCTGCATCCGAAGAGCTATCACGTTAAGGATTTCGTCGAGAGGTTTAATCTGACGGTTCGATTGCCGACGCCGATTGAAGAATCTTCAGCGATTGGAATCTGGGATGGGAAGAGTTTCATTGTCAAAACCTTCGGTTCCCCTATCAAATTCCCGTTTTTGGATACGATCGTCTCTTGGGTGAATGATCTCTACTTGTTCTTGCGTTATGAGTTCTCACTGTTGAGAATGAGCAGCTTCATTGAG AATACAGTTGATAATTTCTTGAAGTACTATGGAAGCCTAGAGTCAAGACCTATCTTCGACAATGTTGAAGGGATGCTTAAATGGTCAGGCTTGTACAATCTCACAAAGCTCACTCTACAAGATAAATTAGCTGAAGCTCAGCTTTCTCCTTTACTAGTCAACGAGCTGGTTACA GTTATTACAAGGATAAACTATGGACAGAGTGTACTCATCAGTGGACTAGCTGGTGCAGTCTCCATGGCGGGTTCAGGTGGTGGTTTATGGTCTGTTGAAGGCGGAAACTGGCAGATGGCTGCAAAGCTGATTAATCATTCAGATGTTACATTACACCTGAACGAGAAAATTGAATCCATTTCACATCTCGGTAATTATTACGAGCTTAAGTCCACAAAAGGAAACAGCTTCAAGTGCGATGTCACGGTAGTTGCCACACCATTAGACGAAGTGGATATACAGTTCTCACCCGCGATCTCAATTCCAAAGAGGGAATTACAACACACGCACGCAACATTCGTGAGAGGACTTTTAAATCCA ggATATTTTGGTATGAAATCAGTTTCTGATGTTCCAGCTTTGGTGGGAACCCTTGAAGATCCTCTAATTCCAttctcatgcatctcaattctAAGGAAATATAGTGACACAGATATGACATACAAGATATTTACGCGGCAACCTGCATCAGATTCATTACTTGATGAGCTCTTCAG TACGAGAACCGAAACCATTCGAATAGACTGGGGTGCATATCCCAAGTACCACGCGCCTGAAGTATTTGCACCGTTCATATTAGACGATCATCACTTGTACTATGTGAATGCTTTTGAAAACGCAGCGAGCACAATGGAGACAAGTGCAGTGGCTGGTGAGAACATTGCCAGACTCATAATATCCAGATTTATGCCAAAggaatcatcatcttcctcggACAAAAGAAGCTGTAGTGCTGGTCTGCACCCGGACTTATAA
- the LOC104762537 gene encoding DNA topoisomerase 3-alpha-like gives MSRRGGGPVTVLNVAEKPSVAKSVAGILSNGSFRTREGRSRYNKIFEFDYAINGQPCRMLMTSVIGHLMELEFSDRYRKWHSCDPADLYQAPVMKHVPEDKKDIKKTLEEEARKSDWLVLWLDCDREGENIAFEVVDVCRAVKHNLFIRRAHFSALIAREIHEAVQNLRDPNQLFAEAVDARQEIDLRIGASFTRFQTMLLRDRFAIDSTGEERSRVISYGPCQFPTLGFIVERYWEIQAHEPEEFWTINCSHQSEEGIATFNWMRGHLFDYASAVILYEMCVEEPTATVMNVPHPRERFKYPPYPLNTIELEKRASRYFRLSSEHTMKVAEELYQAGFISYPRTETDSFSSRTDLRAMVEEQTRHPAWGSYAQRLLEPEGGLWRNPGNGGHDDKAHPPIHPTKFSSGESNWSRDHLNVYELVVRHYLACVSQPAVAAETTVEIDISGERFSASGRAILAKNYLEVYRFESWGGSVIPVYEKGQQFIPTTLTLDSAVTRPPPLLCEADLLCCMDKAGIGTDATMHDHIKKLLDRGYATKDANTRFSPTHLGEALVMGYDDMGYELWKPNLRAVMEHDMNEVSVGRKTKAEVLETCLQQMKACFLDARVKKSKLLEAMTIFFERSNNTDEGENQTAGEVVRRCNLCNESDMALRKNRDGNFMVGCMNYPQCRNAVWLPGPTLEASVTTNACQSCGPGPVYNILFKFRQIGIPPGFDVNHLGCVGGCDDILKQLIDICGTGSRSQARRAPDTVPPNNIRGSNTRQSNVCVHCQQRGHASANCPSRASASRNSRRTGTNPINDESTVSCNTCGAPCVLRTASTEANRGRKFFSCQTQGCSFFAWEDSISNSSGNATTWSNSSGSGRRGSRGRGRGGRGGQSGGGRRGSGTSFVSATGEPVSGIRCFSCGDPSHFANACPNRNS, from the exons ATGTCGCGACGAGGCGGTGGCCCCGTGACGGTGTTGAACGTGGCGGAGAAGCCGTCTGTGGCGAAGTCAGTGGCGGGGATTTTGTCAAATGGAAGTTTCCGGACTCGAGAGGGTAGGTCTCGCTACAACAAAATCTTCGAGTTCGATTACGCCATTAATGGCCAGCCATGTCGTATGCTAATGACTTCCGTCATCGGTCACCTGATGGAGCTTGAGTTTTCCGATCGCTACCGCAAATGGCACTCCTGCGACCCGGCAGATCTATACCAAGCTCCGGTCATGAAACACGTTCCCGAG GACAAAAAGGATATCAAGAAGACACTGGAGGAGGAAGCAAGGAAAAGTGACTGGCTTGTGCTGTGGCTTGATTGTGATAGGGAAGGTGAAAACATTGCATTTGAAGTTGTTGATGTTTGCAGAGCTGTCAAACATAATCTTTTTATACGGAGGGCTCATTTCTCTGCGTTAATTGCCAG GGAAATTCACGAAGCAGTTCAGAATCTTAGAGATCCTAATCAACTGTTTGCTGAGGCTGTAGATGCTAGACAA GAAATAGACCTACGCATTGGTGCTTCTTTCACTAGATTTCAGACTATGTTGCTGAGAGATAGGTTTGCTATTGACTCCACGGGTGAGGAGAGGAGTCGTGTTATAAGTTATGGTCCTTGTCAG TTTCCTACACTTGGCTTTATTGTAGAGCGATACTGGGAGATCCAGGCACATGAACCAGAAGAGTTCTGGACAATCAACTGTTCTCACCAATCAGAAGAAGGCATTGCCACCTTTAATTGGAT GCGTGGTCATCTCTTCGATTATGCTTCAGCTGTCATATTATATGAGATGTGTGTTGAAGAACCTACTGCCACC GTAATGAATGTCCCACATCCAAGGGAACGATTCAAATATCCTCCTTATCCTTTGAACACCATTGAACTTGAAAAACGTGCTTCAAGATACTTCCGCCTGAGTTCAGAGCACACCATGAAG GTGGCAGAAGAATTATATCAGGCTGGTTTCATCAGCTATCCTCGTACAGAGACTGATTCTTTTTCGAGCAGGACAGATCTACGT GCTATGGTGGAGGAACAAACAAGACATCCTGCATGGGGTTCATATGCACAAAGACTACTGGAACCTGAGGGGGGGCTCTGGAGAAACCCTGGTAATGGTGGTCATGATGACAAGGCTCACCCACCCATTCACCCAACAAAGTTTTCTAGCGGAGAGTCTAACTGGAGCAGAGATCACCTT AATGTATATGAGCTAGTTGTTCGCCATTACCTAGCATGTGTTTCCCAGCCAGCAGTTGCTGCTGAAACTACCGTCGAAATTGATATTTCTGGTGAGCGCTTTTCTGCATCTGGGAGAGCAATATTAGCT AAAAATTACCTGGAGGTGTACCGCTTTGAGTCATGGGGAGGTTCAGTGATTCCCGTGTATGAAAAAGGGCAGCAG TTTATCCCAACAACGTTGACTCTTGATTCAGCTGTAACAAGGCCACCACCGCTATTGTGTGAAGCTGACTTACTGTGTTGTATGGACAAG GCAGGCATTGGCACCGATGCGACAATGCACGACCACATAAAGAAACTTCTTGATCGGGGTTATGCTACAAAAGATGCTAATACACGGTTTTCTCCAACCCACCTG GGTGAGGCGCTTGTGATGGGATATGATGACATGGG GTATGAACTTTGGAAACCAAATCTCAGAGCTGTCATGGAACATGATATGAATGAAGTTAGTGTTGGGAGGAAGACTAAAGCTGAAGTTCTTGAAACATGTTTGCAGCAAATGAAAGCTTGTTTCTTAGAT GCAagagtaaaaaaatcaaagctccTAGAAGCAATGACAATTTTCTTTGAAAG ATCTAATAACACTGATGAAGGTGAAAATCAGACAGCTGGTGAAGTTGTCCGACGATGCAATCTCTGCAATGAATCAGATATGGCACTCAGGAAGAACCgg GATGGCAATTTCATGGTTGGATGCATGAATTATCCTCAG TGTCGAAATGCAGTCTGGCTTCCTGGACCGACACTGGAAGCATCTGTCACTACTAATGCTTGTCAATCCTGTGGTCCAG GCCCAGTCTACAATATACTTTTCAAGTTCCGTCAAATTGGAATTCCACCAGGCTTTGATGTTAATCACTTGG GTTGTGTCGGTGGCTGTGATGACATTCTTAAACAGTTGATAGACATATGTGGAACTGGATCCCGTTCTCAAG CAAGGAGAGCTCCAGATACTGTACCTCCAAACAATATCCGAGGAAGCAATACAAGACAGAGTAATGTCTGCGTACATTGTCAGCAACGAGGACATGCTTCTGCTAATTGTCCCTCACGGGCTTCAGCATCTCGAAATTCTCGTCGTACTGGAACAAATCCGATAAATG ATGAGAGTACAGTATCATGTAACACTTGTGGAGCACCATGTGTTCTTCGTACAGCCAGCACAGAAGCTAACAGGGGAAGAAAATTCTTCTCTTGTCAGACACAGGGCTGCAGTTTCTTTGC ATGGGAAGATAGCATCAGCAACAGTAGTGGGAATGCAACAACATGGTCTAATAGCAGTGGAAGCGGTAGACGTGGCAGCCGTGGTCGTGGCCGTGGAGGTAGAGGTGGCCAAAGTGGTGGAGGACGACGCGGCAGTGGAACAAGCTTCGTCTCGGCAACTGGAGAGCCAGTGAGTGGTATAAGGTGCTTCTCATGTGGGGATCCTTCACATTTTGCTAACGCTTGTCCTAATCGTAACTCTTAA